The stretch of DNA GTTTCAAATAGAGAAGCTAAGAAGCTTCTCTATTAACTTGCAAATCTCCTTACATTTCATCCTTTATGAGCTTTTTGATTTCTTCCGTGCCAGGAACTCTGCCAAAAGCCTTTACTTTGCCATTTACTACAAGTCCTGGAGTCATCATAATGTTGTACTCTGTGATTTTGTTTATTTCAGTTACTTTTTCAACATCG from Bacillota bacterium encodes:
- a CDS encoding thioredoxin family protein; protein product: DVEKVTEINKITEYNIMMTPGLVVNGKVKAFGRVPGTEEIKKLIKDEM